A genomic window from Xenorhabdus cabanillasii includes:
- the rseB gene encoding sigma-E factor regulatory protein RseB codes for MKYIGFFMLLFWSLLSPSKASAQQSNAGALLQDMRHSVQTFAYELAFINLSQQFLIPLRYRHAIIDNQSIAQIIHMDSTRREIVQRGNQISYYESGLDSFSLRGNHIVDYLPPIIFADLSRLEKFYNFIDAGSTHVGDHPVHFVRIISKDNDRYNYNLLIDKKSYLPLFIELFDQEEMMVVEQFRVVSSKVNDEIKQELRAIVDLKLPPMLVTPESAGKVKFDWKVGKLPEGFKEISRNRNWLSKTELLESIMYSDGLFNFSVNVVNTGAKVADEPLYRQGRRTVYTVSKGKNSIAVIGELPLATIKQIAASVTFVGNN; via the coding sequence ATGAAATATATCGGTTTTTTCATGTTATTATTCTGGAGCTTATTGAGTCCTTCGAAAGCCTCGGCCCAACAAAGCAATGCCGGGGCTTTGTTACAGGATATGCGGCACTCTGTACAAACTTTCGCTTATGAACTTGCTTTTATTAATTTGAGTCAGCAATTTTTGATACCGCTGCGATATCGTCACGCCATCATTGACAATCAATCCATTGCGCAAATTATTCATATGGACAGCACTCGCCGTGAAATTGTTCAGCGCGGTAATCAGATCAGTTATTACGAATCAGGCCTGGATTCATTCAGTTTACGTGGCAACCATATTGTGGATTATCTTCCACCGATTATCTTTGCTGATCTTTCTCGATTAGAGAAATTTTATAATTTCATTGATGCGGGCTCTACCCACGTTGGTGACCACCCTGTACACTTTGTACGTATAATATCCAAAGATAACGACCGTTATAATTATAATTTATTGATAGATAAAAAAAGTTATCTTCCTTTGTTTATTGAGCTATTTGATCAGGAAGAAATGATGGTTGTTGAACAATTTCGGGTAGTATCGTCAAAAGTGAATGATGAGATAAAACAGGAATTGAGAGCCATTGTTGATTTGAAATTACCACCGATGTTGGTCACTCCAGAGTCGGCAGGAAAAGTGAAGTTTGACTGGAAGGTTGGCAAATTACCTGAAGGCTTTAAGGAAATTTCCCGTAACAGGAATTGGCTATCAAAGACAGAATTATTGGAATCCATTATGTATAGTGATGGGTTGTTTAATTTTTCTGTAAATGTAGTAAATACTGGTGCGAAGGTAGCCGATGAACCGCTGTATCGACAAGGCAGGCGAACAGTTTATACTGTGTCCAAAGGGAAAAACAGCATCGCTGTGATCGGCGAATTACCCCTTGCAACAATTAAACAGATTGCCGCCAGCGTTACGTTTGTGGGGAATAATTGA
- the rseC gene encoding SoxR-reducing system protein RseC, with amino-acid sequence MVKEWATVVRWQQGRALLRYGSSSGCGSCQAKTACGSYLLEKLGPESIHQLELEIAQPLQPGQKVEVGIPESSLLRSAMLVYLTPLLGLFLGGLFCQYWTTDQLWVCMGGIIGGIAGFALARKIAAYWDNQQVYQPVVLQIGLPPDTIKVLHQE; translated from the coding sequence ATGGTTAAAGAATGGGCAACCGTTGTTCGTTGGCAACAGGGGCGAGCATTATTACGTTATGGCTCATCTTCAGGTTGTGGCAGTTGTCAGGCTAAAACGGCTTGTGGTTCTTACTTGTTGGAAAAATTAGGGCCAGAGAGTATCCATCAATTGGAACTGGAAATCGCGCAACCGCTTCAACCAGGGCAAAAAGTAGAAGTCGGCATTCCTGAAAGTAGTTTGTTACGTTCAGCCATGCTGGTTTATTTAACCCCGTTATTAGGTCTGTTTTTAGGTGGTCTGTTCTGCCAATATTGGACTACTGACCAGTTATGGGTATGTATGGGAGGAATTATCGGTGGTATTGCCGGTTTTGCTCTTGCCCGTAAAATCGCCGCATACTGGGATAATCAACAAGTATACCAACCGGTTGTATTACAAATTGGTTTACCTCCCGATACGATTAAGGTTCTGCATCAGGAATAA
- the rseA gene encoding anti-sigma-E factor RseA: protein MQREKLSALMDGEVLDSEIVRLISEDALMQKQWERYHLIRDTLRGDVGEVLHLDIASQVAQALEKEPVHINPAVVPESQPKPETWQKMPFWHKLHPWVSQMTQVGVAACVSLAVIIGVQQYNNNNSGNEAETDIQFDNPVFNTLPVMGSASPVGLSVPGENDAFGGDLSMQIRESNKRIDAMLQQYELSRRINAEREQALSEAGNTQPGEQRQQAQNKQ, encoded by the coding sequence ATGCAAAGAGAGAAACTTTCCGCATTAATGGATGGAGAAGTTCTTGATAGTGAAATCGTTCGTTTGATCTCTGAAGATGCTTTAATGCAGAAACAATGGGAAAGATATCACCTCATTCGCGATACATTACGTGGTGATGTCGGTGAGGTATTGCATTTGGATATCGCTAGTCAAGTGGCGCAGGCACTTGAAAAAGAACCCGTCCATATCAATCCAGCAGTTGTTCCGGAATCTCAGCCAAAACCTGAAACATGGCAGAAAATGCCGTTCTGGCATAAGCTTCACCCTTGGGTAAGTCAGATGACACAAGTGGGGGTAGCGGCTTGTGTATCTCTGGCCGTGATTATTGGTGTTCAGCAATACAATAACAATAACAGTGGTAATGAGGCTGAAACTGACATTCAATTTGATAACCCAGTCTTTAATACGTTGCCGGTAATGGGTTCCGCTTCGCCTGTTGGTTTATCTGTTCCTGGCGAGAATGATGCTTTTGGTGGTGACTTGAGTATGCAGATACGGGAAAGTAATAAACGCATTGACGCGATGTTGCAGCAGTATGAACTTTCCCGGCGTATCAATGCAGAAAGGGAGCAAGCGTTATCGGAAGCTGGGAATACACAGCCCGGAGAACAAAGACAGCAAGCTCAGAATAAGCAATAA
- the trmN gene encoding tRNA(1)(Val) (adenine(37)-N(6))-methyltransferase TrmN, producing MVLIDKPVFRRGGFTFKQFFVGHDKCAMKVGTDGVLLGAWAPVDNRKYCLDIGCGSGLIALMVAQRSGDDTVIDAVELDADAAMQATENVQQSPWTSRITVYQQDIYEFARQNGCRYDLIVSNPPYFEPAIDCRDEARNQARYTKSLTHQGLLDCVEHMITPEGLFCVVLPYQIGEIFEKMATECGWFTHYQVNIRDRVDKPLHRLLLGLARQEKKTQISELTIRAADSTYSNKFQYMVKDFYLYY from the coding sequence ATGGTGTTAATAGATAAACCTGTTTTTCGTCGTGGTGGTTTCACATTTAAACAGTTTTTCGTTGGGCATGATAAGTGTGCAATGAAAGTTGGTACGGATGGTGTGCTATTGGGAGCATGGGCACCTGTAGATAACAGAAAGTATTGTCTGGATATTGGGTGTGGCAGTGGTTTGATTGCATTGATGGTAGCACAAAGGAGTGGCGATGATACCGTGATTGATGCAGTAGAGCTGGATGCAGATGCAGCAATGCAGGCGACTGAAAATGTTCAGCAATCTCCATGGACTTCCCGTATTACCGTATATCAGCAGGATATTTATGAATTTGCCCGGCAAAATGGTTGCAGATATGATCTGATTGTGAGCAATCCTCCCTATTTCGAACCTGCAATTGATTGCCGTGATGAAGCGCGTAATCAGGCACGTTATACAAAATCATTGACTCACCAGGGGTTATTGGATTGTGTTGAGCATATGATTACCCCTGAAGGGCTTTTTTGTGTTGTACTTCCATATCAGATTGGCGAAATTTTTGAAAAAATGGCTACAGAATGTGGCTGGTTTACCCATTATCAGGTCAATATTCGTGATAGGGTGGATAAACCGTTACATCGTTTGCTGTTGGGACTCGCCCGCCAAGAGAAAAAGACTCAAATCAGTGAACTGACCATCCGCGCGGCTGATAGTACATATTCAAACAAATTCCAGTACATGGTGAAAGATTTTTATCTTTATTATTGA
- the rpoE gene encoding RNA polymerase sigma factor RpoE: MSEQLTDQMLVERIQKGDQKAFNLLVVRYQHKVASLIARYVPQGDVPDVAQEVFIKTYRALSSFRGDSAFYTWLYRIAVNTAKNYLVAQGRRPPSNDLDANDAENYDTSSSLKEISNPENLMLSEELKEVVFRTIESLPEDLRIAITLRELDGLSYEEIAVIMDCPVGTVRSRIFRAREAIDNKVQPLIQQ; encoded by the coding sequence ATGAGCGAGCAGTTAACGGATCAAATGCTGGTCGAGCGAATACAGAAAGGCGACCAAAAAGCATTTAATTTGCTGGTAGTCAGATACCAGCACAAAGTGGCGAGCTTAATTGCCCGTTACGTACCTCAGGGCGATGTTCCTGATGTTGCTCAAGAGGTATTTATTAAAACTTATCGGGCACTGTCTTCTTTCCGTGGTGATAGTGCCTTTTACACGTGGTTGTACCGTATTGCCGTTAATACTGCGAAAAATTATTTAGTTGCTCAGGGGCGTCGTCCACCATCCAATGATTTGGATGCTAATGATGCAGAAAATTATGATACGTCAAGTTCTTTAAAAGAAATTTCGAACCCTGAGAATTTAATGTTGTCAGAAGAATTAAAGGAAGTGGTATTTCGAACTATTGAATCGCTTCCGGAGGATTTACGGATAGCAATTACACTTCGGGAGTTGGATGGGCTGAGCTATGAAGAAATAGCCGTCATTATGGATTGTCCTGTAGGCACTGTTCGTTCACGAATATTTCGGGCAAGAGAAGCCATTGATAATAAAGTTCAACCCCTGATCCAACAGTAG
- the srmB gene encoding ATP-dependent RNA helicase SrmB yields the protein MTATNFSEFELDECLLDALNDKGYERPTAIQAAAIPAAMDGRDVLGSAPTGTGKTAAYLLPALQHLLDFPRKKSGPPRILILTPTRELAMQVAEQAKELAAHTNLDVATITGGVAYMNHAEVFSENQDIVVATTGRLLQYIKEENFDCRAVETLILDEADRMLDMGFANDVETIAGETRWRKQTLLFSATLEGEAIRDFAKRLLTDPVEIDAEPSRRERKKIQQFYYRADNLEHKIALLCHLLKQSDVTKSIIFVRKRERVRELVDWLYQAGIQSCFLEGEMVQAKRTEAVKRLNDGRVKVLVATDVASRGLDIENISHVFNFDLPRTADVYLHRIGRTARAGRKGTAIALIESHDHLLLGKISRYLNEPLKMRVVDELRPQTKAPSEKKSHKPSKKVLEKRKEKKKAEEAKKKREKVRHRDSKNIGKRRAPSGNPRPESTQD from the coding sequence ATGACTGCGACAAACTTTTCCGAATTCGAACTTGATGAATGCTTGCTTGATGCGTTGAATGACAAAGGCTATGAACGTCCGACAGCAATTCAGGCAGCTGCCATTCCTGCGGCTATGGATGGGCGTGATGTACTGGGTTCTGCGCCGACAGGTACAGGCAAAACAGCGGCCTACCTGCTGCCAGCTCTACAACATTTACTAGACTTTCCACGCAAAAAGTCAGGGCCACCACGTATTCTAATCCTAACACCAACCCGTGAATTAGCCATGCAGGTTGCAGAACAGGCTAAAGAGCTGGCTGCCCACACTAATCTGGATGTTGCCACTATTACTGGTGGTGTTGCCTACATGAACCATGCAGAAGTGTTCAGTGAGAATCAGGACATCGTTGTCGCAACCACTGGACGCCTGCTGCAATATATCAAAGAAGAGAACTTTGACTGCCGTGCGGTAGAAACCCTAATTCTTGATGAAGCGGATCGCATGCTGGATATGGGGTTTGCCAATGATGTTGAAACCATTGCCGGAGAAACGCGCTGGCGCAAACAAACGCTGCTATTCTCCGCAACACTTGAAGGTGAAGCTATCCGTGATTTTGCGAAACGCCTGCTGACAGATCCTGTCGAAATTGACGCGGAACCTTCCCGCCGTGAACGCAAGAAAATCCAGCAATTCTATTATCGTGCTGATAATCTGGAACATAAAATAGCCTTATTATGCCATCTCCTGAAACAGTCTGATGTTACAAAGTCGATTATCTTTGTGCGCAAACGGGAGCGTGTTCGCGAATTAGTGGATTGGCTGTATCAGGCAGGTATTCAGTCCTGCTTCCTTGAAGGTGAAATGGTACAGGCCAAGCGAACCGAAGCGGTAAAACGTCTGAATGATGGCAGAGTCAAGGTGTTAGTCGCAACTGACGTTGCTTCCCGTGGATTAGATATTGAAAACATCAGTCACGTTTTTAACTTTGACCTGCCGCGTACTGCTGATGTTTACCTGCACCGGATTGGCCGTACAGCCCGCGCAGGTCGTAAAGGAACCGCAATTGCGCTGATTGAGTCTCATGATCATCTATTGCTTGGAAAAATCAGTCGTTATCTCAACGAGCCGCTGAAAATGCGGGTTGTAGATGAACTTCGTCCGCAAACCAAAGCACCGAGTGAAAAGAAAAGCCATAAGCCATCCAAAAAAGTGCTGGAAAAACGTAAAGAAAAGAAAAAAGCAGAAGAAGCGAAGAAAAAACGGGAGAAAGTACGCCATCGTGACAGTAAAAACATCGGAAAACGCCGTGCTCCTTCAGGTAACCCCAGACCAGAATCGACTCAAGATTAA